The Terriglobia bacterium genome window below encodes:
- a CDS encoding tetratricopeptide repeat protein produces the protein MLEKLGERTAAHRLLTGAMLATATYAVFSGSLANGFVYDDNPQILQNAFILNSSLWKQIFTGSVWSFQGGRTNFYRPLQFACYWILYRIGGPNPAVFHLLNLLLYAASVWLVYRLGRWLLNDEAGAVAGAALWALHPVHVEAVAWISALPDVGFAFFTLLALLSFLQAEQGGEKRRLYHLFAALSFFVALFFKEMALTFPLLLLAYWFFLGNSESWIRRARRWAPYFAATLVYLAVRYLALGYFTQGGHLWTVPLRVAESAVGLLGQNTKILFWPSHLNVFRMFYLGPSLHSPWPWITLLCLGGTVWLRKREPVLAFLIAWWPVTLLPVLDIRQLSFPLLADRFLYFPSVGPCLAVAYLLLGWNPRKMRWNILNWASSCAFVLAMLFCTFQTIRAIPRWRDNNTLIGYSLAQSPDSPLLHMARGVVLEYEHGDLKGALNEYNFARQLNRRSSWPLNLDHDYYLAVGRIALRTGSRKEAIEDFSRAQNAAPDSSQPSDALGAVYFPLGDYAAAAKYFERSVRSNPQDVMARFYLGACWMKLGNYQQAAAEFHAARRIVPDYWQAYQAEARALEAAGQSAAARQVRNAIKGM, from the coding sequence TTGCTGGAGAAATTGGGCGAGCGGACCGCTGCACATCGCCTCCTGACAGGCGCAATGCTGGCGACTGCCACCTATGCTGTTTTCTCGGGCTCGCTGGCCAATGGCTTTGTCTATGACGACAATCCACAAATTTTGCAGAATGCATTCATTCTGAATTCCAGCCTCTGGAAACAGATCTTTACGGGTTCGGTGTGGTCTTTTCAGGGCGGCAGGACAAATTTTTATCGTCCGCTGCAATTCGCCTGCTATTGGATTCTCTACCGTATTGGCGGGCCGAACCCAGCGGTGTTTCACCTTCTGAATCTACTGCTGTACGCCGCCTCAGTGTGGCTGGTGTACCGGCTGGGACGGTGGCTTCTTAATGATGAGGCCGGTGCGGTAGCCGGCGCTGCGCTCTGGGCGCTGCACCCTGTCCACGTGGAAGCCGTGGCGTGGATTTCCGCGCTTCCTGACGTGGGTTTTGCATTCTTTACCCTTCTTGCCCTCCTGAGTTTCCTGCAGGCTGAGCAGGGCGGCGAGAAACGCCGCCTCTATCATTTGTTCGCAGCTCTCTCCTTTTTCGTCGCCCTGTTCTTCAAGGAGATGGCGCTGACTTTCCCTCTTCTTCTGCTGGCTTACTGGTTCTTTCTCGGCAACTCGGAAAGCTGGATTCGCCGTGCGCGGCGCTGGGCTCCCTACTTCGCGGCCACCCTGGTCTATCTGGCGGTGCGCTATCTGGCGCTGGGCTACTTTACACAAGGCGGACATCTCTGGACCGTGCCTCTCCGCGTTGCCGAGTCTGCCGTTGGGCTGCTCGGGCAGAATACAAAAATCCTGTTCTGGCCCTCTCACCTGAACGTCTTCCGAATGTTTTACCTGGGTCCCAGCTTGCATTCACCCTGGCCCTGGATCACTTTACTGTGCCTGGGAGGGACCGTCTGGCTCCGCAAGCGCGAACCCGTCCTGGCTTTCCTGATCGCCTGGTGGCCAGTGACGCTGCTGCCGGTGCTGGACATCCGCCAGCTCAGCTTCCCTCTGCTGGCAGATCGCTTTCTCTACTTTCCATCAGTCGGTCCATGCCTGGCCGTGGCTTATTTGCTGCTCGGCTGGAATCCGCGCAAAATGCGGTGGAACATCCTCAATTGGGCCTCCAGTTGCGCCTTTGTTCTGGCAATGTTGTTCTGCACTTTCCAGACTATCCGCGCTATTCCGCGCTGGCGTGACAACAACACCCTCATCGGCTATTCGCTGGCCCAATCGCCCGATTCCCCGCTGCTGCACATGGCCCGAGGGGTCGTGCTCGAATACGAGCACGGCGACCTGAAGGGCGCGTTGAACGAATACAACTTCGCCAGGCAGTTGAATCGGAGGAGCTCCTGGCCCTTGAACCTGGACCATGATTACTACCTTGCGGTGGGGCGGATCGCCCTTCGGACGGGAAGCAGGAAGGAAGCGATTGAGGATTTCAGCAGGGCGCAGAATGCCGCGCCCGACAGTTCTCAACCGAGCGACGCTCTGGGCGCGGTTTATTTCCCTCTGGGCGATTATGCAGCCGCGGCGAAATATTTCGAGAGATCGGTGAGATCGAACCCTCAGGATGTCATGGCGCGCTTCTATCTGGGCGCCTGCTGGATGAAGCTTGGCAACTACCAGCAAG